CACGGTTAAGAAGCGTATCGTACAAGGCTTCACTGTCGTGCTGGTCAAGCACTGCGAAATCGGTCGTCTCGAAGCCATCGCCGATCTGCCAGCCGTTCTCGCCGTCGATGCAGGCCTCCGGCCACCAGCCGTCCAGGATGGAGCAGTTCAGCACGCCGTTCATGGCGGCCTTCATCCCCGAGGTTCCACTCGCCTCCAGCGGCCGGCGCGGGTTGTTCAGCCAGATATCAGCACCGCGGGTCAGCTGTGCGCCGATGGTCATATCGTAGTTCTCCAGGAAGACTACGCTCTTCGGATATTTTCTCATCATGGCTACGAGGTTGCTGACGATGCGCTTGCCGTTGTCGTCCAGCGGATGGGCCTTGCCGGAGAAAACAATCTGGATCCTGCCGCTCTCCAGATAAGGCTCTATAATGTCCGGCCGGGAGAAAATCAGGTCGCTGCGCTTATAAGGAGCAGCCCGGCGGGAGAAGCCGATTAGCAGATTATCTGCATTCAGGGCGATGCCGGAGCGCTCTTCGATGAAGCCAATCAGCTCCTGCTTGATCTCCTTGTGCACGGCCCACAGATCGCCGCCTTCCTCGAAGGCGCGGGTCATCCGCTCATCCGCCCAGGTAGGGGTATGAATCGCATTGGTGATGCCGATGATGGCGGATCTGCCGGCGACTTCCTTCCACATTGTGTTCGCAGTGTCGGCATGAAGCTGGGCCACCGCATTCGAGATCCGCGACAGCCGCAGGCCTGCGACGGTCATATTAAAGGGCTCTCCGCCGATCCGCTCCATCTGCGCCCGGGTTAAGCCATTGAACGCTCCCATGTAGTCGAGACGGTCCAGCGGATGGGTCTCATTGCCTTCCTTGATCGGGGTATGGGTAGTGAACACAACCTCTTCCCGTGTAGCTCTCCAGGCTTCTTCAAACGTACTGCCGCCGGACATTTTCTCACGGATCAGCTCGATCGCGGCCAGGGCCGCATGTCCTTCGTTGAAATGATAGACATCGATGGGAATGCCCAGGGCGCGCATGGCTTTGACGCCGCCGACCCCCAGCACGATCTCCTGGGCGATCCGCTCCTCCCCGAACCAGCCGTAGAGCTGGCCTGTGATCCAGGCATCGCTGTTCTCCGGGATATCGGTATCCAGCAGATACAGCGGATTGTTGCCGAAATGGTCTGTTTTCCACACTTTGCAGCGGACATCGGTTTTTCTGATTTTGACGGTGACAGTGACGCCTGTATCTTCGAGGAAGTCATACACATAGTTGTGGTAGGAGTCGTAGGGGTTGCCGTCTGCATCAATCTTCTGGTCCGTATAGCCCTGCTTCCATTTGAGCCCGATGGGGATGATGGGGGCCCCGATGTCCCGCGCGCCCTTGATATAATCTCCGGCCAGGATACCCAGGCCTCCGGCGTACATTTTGAAGTCGGAATGCAGTCCGTACTCCATGCTGAAATAAGCTACTGACGGTAAGGGTTTCTCGCTCACTTGATAAGCCTCCTAATACGATTTGGATTACAATCAGGGACTGCTGCAGGCTGTATCTAAGATGCAAACGTTTGCTCAAAAGGGAAGACCAGGATCTGGAAGCGATTGCACCATCATTCTAGCACATTCATATGCAAAAAGCACAGCGAAGTTTAAGTGACAGTTGGGGGCAGCGGATGCAATAATAAAAATTTGATTAACCTGGCCGAAGGCCATAAGATAAGGGGAGTATAATTGATAGCCGAGGCAGGCGGCTCTGGTAAGTAATGAGCGCAGCGGCGGACAAACCTAAAATAAACCAAATGGTGGTGTAAAGGTTGAGTATAGTTGTCATTGGAAGTCTCAATATGGATATGGTAGTGCGGGCGGACCGGGCGCCTGAAGCAGGCGAGACCCTGCTGGGCCAGGGCTTTGCGCTGTCTCCGGGAGGCAAAGGGGCGAACCAGGCGGTTGCGGCAGCACGGCTCGGGGCGGAGGTCACGATGATCGGCAGAGTCGGGAAGGATGCATTCGGCAGCGGGCTGCTGGAGATTATGAAGCAGGAGCAGGTGAACACCGCGTACATCTCACAGAGCGCTTCCCAGGCAACGGGGGTAGCCTCGATTGTGGTGGACGGAGCCGGGGAGAACCGGATTATCGTGGTGCCAGGTGCCAATGTAGAGATGACGCCGGCGGATATTGAAGCGCTGGAGGCGGTGATCGGTGAGGCCCGGATCGTGGTGATGCAGCTGGAGACGGATCTGGCGATGTGCGAGGCGGCGGCAGGGATCGCGTCCCGATGCGGAATTCCGGTCATTCTCAATCCGGCACCGGCCCAGCCGCTCAGGGATGAGCTGCTCAAGCATGTTACCTATCTGACGCCGAATGAGACGGAGGCGGGCATACTGGCCGGCATCTCTGTTGAGAGTCTGGAGGATGCGGAGCAGGCGGCCGGAATCATGCTGCAAAAAGGGGTTCAGCACGTTATCGTAACCTTGGGCTCCGAAGGGGCGCTGATCGTAAATACAACGGGAAGCCGCCATGTTCCCGGGTTCCCGGTGCAAGCGGTTGATACAGTGGCCGCCGGAGATTCCTTCAACGGGGCACTGGCTTGGCAGCTGACCTGCGGCACGCCGCTGGAGGAAGCGGTCCGCTTCGCGAATGCTGTCGGTGCACTGGCGGTGGGCAAGACGGGAGCGATCTCCTCGCTGCCAAGGCTGCAAGAGGTAGAGCAGTTCCTCCAGAACGCCGCAGATGCAAAAAGCACGTAAAGCACATATAGTATGACAGATACATAAGGAGCTGAAGCCATGAGCGGTACAGTAACGGTCAAGAATATCACCCTTGGGGAGGGAATGCCCAAAATCTGCGTTCCGCTGGTCGGGACAACGCTGGCCGAGCTGCGCGGGGAAGCTGAAGCGCTGAAGGCGCTGGCCCCGGATGTGGTGGAGTGGCGCTGCGATTACTTCATAGAGGTGGACAACCTTACAGCCGTACAAGAGGCGCTTGAAGTGATTCACGGTGTGCTGCCGGAGATTCCGCTGATCTTCACCTTCCGCAGCGCTAAGGAAGGCGGGGAGCGGGAGATCTCCACGGAATATTACATCCGCCTCAATGAAGCGGCGGCCGCGAGCGGGCTGGTGGATATCATTGATGTGGAGCTGTTCAATGAAGAAGCGGATGTCCGCAGGCTGATTGCAGCGGCGCATGGGCAGGCGGTGTTCGTCATTCTCTCGAATCACGACTTCCACGGAACGCCGTCCGGGGAGGAGATCGTCTCCCGGCTGCGCCGGGCGCAGGAGCTGGGCGGGGATCTGCCGAAGATTGCCGTCATGCCGCAGCATGCGGGAGATGTGCTTACGCTGCTGGCGGCCACGCACCAGATGAGGGAGCAGTATGCCGACCGGCCGATCATTACGATGTCGATGGCCGGAGAAGGCGTGATCAGCCGGCTGGCCGGAGAGATTTTCGGCTCGGCCCTGACCTTCGGGGCGGCGCACAAGCCTTCGGCCCCGGGGCAGGTGGCGGTGGCGGAGTTGCGCCGGGTGCTGGAGCTGCTGCACCGCAGCCTGTAGCTGCCGGGCAGCGTAGCGGCAGCAGATTAATTAAGCGGAGTGCTTTCAGCCGGTTGTGGCGGAAGCACTCTTTTCTATACCAGTAAAGACCGGATGGGGTTTGAAACGTTGCCTGCCTATGCCCTACAATGGAGGCAATCCTGCTAGTGGAAATTGAAAGGGCGGAGCGCGAGTGACAGAATCGATTCTGGTTATTGAGGATGAGGTTAGAATTGCCCGGCTGCTGCAGATTGAGCTGGAGTGTGAGGGATACCGTGTGTCTATTGCCGGCAGCGGCCATCAGGGGCTGGAGATGTATCAGGAGGAGCAGCCGGATCTGCTGCTGCTGGATGTCATGCTGCCCGGATTCAGCGGGATCGAGCTGCTGCGGCGTATCCGGGCGGTGGATGCTGAGACTCCCGTGCTGCTGCTTACAGCCAAAAGCTCGGTAGAGGACAAGGTCTCCGGCCTTGATCTGGGGGCCAATGATTATATCACCAAGCCGTTCCAGATCGAGGAGCTGCTGGCGCGTGTCCGCGCGGCGCTGCGGCTGGCCTCGGGCCGGAAGACCACGGAAGCCGCCTCCCGGCTGCGGGCAGATGATCTGGAGCTGAATGAAGCGACCCGTGAGGTGAAGCGCGCCGGGAGAAGTATAGAGCTGACACCGCGCGAGTTCGATCTGCTGGTGTTCCTGCTGAAGAACAAGCGTCAGGTGCTGAACAGGGAGCAGATTATGGCTGCGGTGTGGGGATACGATTATTACGGGGATACGAATATCGTGGATGTCTACATCCGTTATGTCCGCAAGAAGATTACGCAGGGTAATCAGGAAGAGTTGATTCATACCGTACGCGGCATTGGTTATGTGCTGAAGGATTCGCCATGAAGCTGCGCAGTACAATTCATCTGTATTCCAGTGTGCTGTTTGCCGTGCTGCTTATCGTCATGAATCTGTTCATCTACACCGTGTTCAGCCGGATGTCCTTGAACAGCCAGCTGGAGCAGGCGGCTGCTTCGGCAGCCAGGATCGCAGCCGATATGAGAAAGGCAGGAAGCGGGGCCACGGTAACCCAGCTGCTCCGCGCCTATGTGCCGGTGGAGGGGATGCTGCGGCTGCTTGCGCCGGACGGAAGCGGCCCGCCGCCGGTGACGTCAGCCTCCGGGCAGGAGATCAGCCGGCTGAAGCCGGTCTATCATTCAGCGAAGCAGGCGGAAATTATTCAGGCGGGCGGACACTCTTATGCGTTCGTGAGCATTCCGGTGATCTGGATGGACGGGAATGTCCTGAATGTCCAGCTGACCACAAGCCTGGAGAGTACGACGAATACCCTTCGCGTGCTCCGGCTGGTGCTGGCCGGGGCTACGCTTGCCGTGCTGCTGCCGTTGCTGCTCTCCGGCCGTCTTTTGTCAGGGCTGATCATGCGTCCCATCGTCCACATGACGGCTACTATGCAGGAGATCCGGCGCAGCGGCCAATTCCGCAGGCTGACGCTGAAGGAGAGCTCCAAGGATGAACTGGTGGAGATGGGGCGTACCTTCAACGAGATGATCGGCCTGCTGGAACGCAACTATCAGAAGCAGGAGAAGTTCGTGTCGGATGCATCCCATGAGCTGCGCACCCCGCTGACGGTTATTGAGAGCTATGCCAGCCTGCTGAAGCGCAGAGGACAGGACCACCCGGAGCTGTTCCAGGAATCGGTGGAAGCCATTCATACCGAAGCGATCCGCATGAAGGAAATGACAGAGCAGCTGCTGCTGCTGGCGAAGCATCCCGAGCAGTGGGAGCTGGAGATGAAGCAGGTGGATCTGGTGGAGCTGGCCCGTTCATCGGCTAAGGCTTTTGATAAGGCGTACGGAAGAGAGATCAGGGTTCAGGCAAAAGGTCCAATTGAAGGATATAGCGATGAAGCCAAGCTCAGGCAGCTGCTGTTCATCTTCCTGGACAATGCCCGCAAATACAGTGACGGCGAGATTACGGTCAGTCTGGAGGCTGCCGGAGCAGAGCGGAGGATTGTGATTACCGACCAGGGAATTGGAATCTCCCCGGAGGAGCTGCCGAAGGTATTCGACCGGTTCTACAGAGTGGATGAGGCCAGAACCCGGGAGCGTGGAGGGGCAGGTCTGGGCCTGTCGCTTGCCGCAGAAATCGCCGAAGCGATCGGAGCCAAGCTGTCTATGGACAGTGCGGTAGGCAGCGGTACCTCGGTGACGATCCGGGTTGCCGCAGAGAGCAGGGGGCAGCTATGACCAAGAAACAGGTGAGCAAGATGCGGAAGAACAGGAGCAGCTGGTACAAGGCGGGCCTGATGGCGGCGGCTGGTCTGCTGCTGGTCTTGGCCGCTCTGTGGTGGCTGAACAGACAAGAGTCCAAGCCGCTGCTGACCAGAGCGCAGGCGGAACAGGCAA
This region of Paenibacillus sp. FSL K6-1096 genomic DNA includes:
- the glgP gene encoding alpha-glucan family phosphorylase, whose product is MSEKPLPSVAYFSMEYGLHSDFKMYAGGLGILAGDYIKGARDIGAPIIPIGLKWKQGYTDQKIDADGNPYDSYHNYVYDFLEDTGVTVTVKIRKTDVRCKVWKTDHFGNNPLYLLDTDIPENSDAWITGQLYGWFGEERIAQEIVLGVGGVKAMRALGIPIDVYHFNEGHAALAAIELIREKMSGGSTFEEAWRATREEVVFTTHTPIKEGNETHPLDRLDYMGAFNGLTRAQMERIGGEPFNMTVAGLRLSRISNAVAQLHADTANTMWKEVAGRSAIIGITNAIHTPTWADERMTRAFEEGGDLWAVHKEIKQELIGFIEERSGIALNADNLLIGFSRRAAPYKRSDLIFSRPDIIEPYLESGRIQIVFSGKAHPLDDNGKRIVSNLVAMMRKYPKSVVFLENYDMTIGAQLTRGADIWLNNPRRPLEASGTSGMKAAMNGVLNCSILDGWWPEACIDGENGWQIGDGFETTDFAVLDQHDSEALYDTLLNRVLPVFYDDQAKWVQMMHRSIETTRTEFATKRMLDEYYNRMYIRS
- the rbsK gene encoding ribokinase, coding for MDMVVRADRAPEAGETLLGQGFALSPGGKGANQAVAAARLGAEVTMIGRVGKDAFGSGLLEIMKQEQVNTAYISQSASQATGVASIVVDGAGENRIIVVPGANVEMTPADIEALEAVIGEARIVVMQLETDLAMCEAAAGIASRCGIPVILNPAPAQPLRDELLKHVTYLTPNETEAGILAGISVESLEDAEQAAGIMLQKGVQHVIVTLGSEGALIVNTTGSRHVPGFPVQAVDTVAAGDSFNGALAWQLTCGTPLEEAVRFANAVGALAVGKTGAISSLPRLQEVEQFLQNAADAKST
- the aroD gene encoding type I 3-dehydroquinate dehydratase, whose translation is MSGTVTVKNITLGEGMPKICVPLVGTTLAELRGEAEALKALAPDVVEWRCDYFIEVDNLTAVQEALEVIHGVLPEIPLIFTFRSAKEGGEREISTEYYIRLNEAAAASGLVDIIDVELFNEEADVRRLIAAAHGQAVFVILSNHDFHGTPSGEEIVSRLRRAQELGGDLPKIAVMPQHAGDVLTLLAATHQMREQYADRPIITMSMAGEGVISRLAGEIFGSALTFGAAHKPSAPGQVAVAELRRVLELLHRSL
- a CDS encoding response regulator transcription factor, which produces MTESILVIEDEVRIARLLQIELECEGYRVSIAGSGHQGLEMYQEEQPDLLLLDVMLPGFSGIELLRRIRAVDAETPVLLLTAKSSVEDKVSGLDLGANDYITKPFQIEELLARVRAALRLASGRKTTEAASRLRADDLELNEATREVKRAGRSIELTPREFDLLVFLLKNKRQVLNREQIMAAVWGYDYYGDTNIVDVYIRYVRKKITQGNQEELIHTVRGIGYVLKDSP
- a CDS encoding HAMP domain-containing sensor histidine kinase, yielding MKLRSTIHLYSSVLFAVLLIVMNLFIYTVFSRMSLNSQLEQAAASAARIAADMRKAGSGATVTQLLRAYVPVEGMLRLLAPDGSGPPPVTSASGQEISRLKPVYHSAKQAEIIQAGGHSYAFVSIPVIWMDGNVLNVQLTTSLESTTNTLRVLRLVLAGATLAVLLPLLLSGRLLSGLIMRPIVHMTATMQEIRRSGQFRRLTLKESSKDELVEMGRTFNEMIGLLERNYQKQEKFVSDASHELRTPLTVIESYASLLKRRGQDHPELFQESVEAIHTEAIRMKEMTEQLLLLAKHPEQWELEMKQVDLVELARSSAKAFDKAYGREIRVQAKGPIEGYSDEAKLRQLLFIFLDNARKYSDGEITVSLEAAGAERRIVITDQGIGISPEELPKVFDRFYRVDEARTRERGGAGLGLSLAAEIAEAIGAKLSMDSAVGSGTSVTIRVAAESRGQL